In Rattus norvegicus strain BN/NHsdMcwi chromosome 1, GRCr8, whole genome shotgun sequence, a genomic segment contains:
- the LOC134484885 gene encoding LOW QUALITY PROTEIN: vomeronasal type-1 receptor 4-like (The sequence of the model RefSeq protein was modified relative to this genomic sequence to represent the inferred CDS: deleted 2 bases in 1 codon; substituted 1 base at 1 genomic stop codon): protein MGVAIIKRIRNNXKMDFWNLAVKIIFLSQTTIGILGNFFLLIHYLFYCTEHALKPTDLILMHLMAFNVLIVLSKGMPHTLVAFGLKNFLNDFGCRLILYIQRVGRSVSISTTCLLSVFQAISISNRESCCENQKLKAAKCIGCSISSLWVMSKSINFIFFVYILVKSNSKNTTRNRDYKYCSTGGGDDINAVLYTSLVVCPEIFFSVLIAWSSVSMIVILYRHKQRTQHIHSCPVSSKNSPESQATKKILVLVCTFLAFYTLSSVLQGCIALLYNHSWWLVNVTRFTSLCFPSFGHFVLMSHYSFMPRFSLIWIWNKIS, encoded by the exons ATGGGTGTGGCCATAATC AAGAGAATCAGGAACAATTAAAAAATGGACTTCTGGAATCTGGCAgtcaaaataattttcttatcACAAACTACAATAGGAATTCTGGggaatttctttcttcttatccACTATCTATTCTACTGTACAGAACATGCATTAAAGCCCACAGATTTGATTCTCATGCACCTAATGGCATTCAATGTTTTGATAGTTCTCTCTAAAGGAATGCCCCACACACTGGTAGCTTTTGGATTGAAgaactttttaaatgattttggATGCAGATTAATTTTGTACATTCAAAGGGTGGGCCGTAGTGTGTCCATTAGCACAACCTGTCTCTTGAGTGTCTTCCAAGCCATCAGCATCAGTAACAGAGAATCCTGTTGTGAAAATCAAAAGTTGAAAGCTGCAAAGTGTATTGGCtgctccatttcttctctctgggTCATGTCCAAAagtataaatttcattttctttgtctacATACTTGTCAAAAGCAATAGCAAAAACACTACAAGAAACCGAGATTATAAGTACTGTTCTACTGGAGGGGGTGATGATATCAATGCCGTACTCTATACATCATTAGTGGTGTGCCCTGAAATCTTCTTTTCTGTGCTCATTGCCTGGTCCAGTGTCTCCATGATTGTCATTCTGTACAGACACAAGCAGAGGACTCAACACATACACAGCTGTCCTGTTTCCAGCAAAAACTCACCAGAATCTCAAGCCACTAAGAAGATCCTAGTCCTGGTGTGTACCTTCCTGGCATTTTATACTCTCTCCTCTGTCTTACAAGGCTGCATTGCTCTTCTATATAATCACAGTTGGTGGCTGGTGAATGTCACTCGCTTCACTTCTCTGTGTTTTCCATCCTTTGGACACTTTGTTCTTATGAGTCATTACTCTTTTATGCCCAGATTCAGTTTGATCTGGATATGGAATAAAATCTCCTAA